A window of Caretta caretta isolate rCarCar2 chromosome 13, rCarCar1.hap1, whole genome shotgun sequence contains these coding sequences:
- the TCEA2 gene encoding transcription elongation factor A protein 2 isoform X2 — MGGEDEIVRIAKRLDKMVSKKSADGAMDLLKELKSMPITLDLLQSTRIGMSVNALRKQSTDDEVISLSKSLIKSWKKLLDASEDKSEEKRRNSSLSASSSKESGDSRDQSSNKRQDPPKTPTTPKITTFPPVPITCDAVRNKCREMLTSALQTDNDYVAIDADCEHLSGQIEECIYQDVKNTDMKYKNRVRSRISNLKDSKNPELRKNVLCGAITPEQIAVMTSEEMASNELKEIRKAMTKEAIREHQIARTGGTQTDLFTCGKCKKKNCTYTQVQTRSSDEPMTTFVACNECGNRWKFC, encoded by the exons GATGGTGCGATGGATTTGCTGAAGGAATTGAAAAGTATGCCTATAACTCTGGACCTCTTGCAG TCCACCCGGATTGGGATGTCGGTGAATGCGCTGAGGAAGCAGAGCACTGACGATGAAGTGATATCGCTTTCCAAATCACTTATCAAGTCCTGGAAAAAGCTTCTCG atgcttcagaggacaaaagtgaggagaagaggaggaattCTTCCTTGTCGGCATCCTCCTCAAAGGAGAGCGGTGACTCAAGAGACCAAAG CTCCAACAAAAGGCAGGACCCGCCGAAGACTCCGACCACGCCCAAAATCACCACCTTTCCGCCGGTGCCCATCACCTGTGACGCTGTCCGCAACAAATGCAGAGAAATGCTGACTTCTGCTCTGCAGACCGACA ATGACTACGTTGCCATTGATGCTGACTGTGAGCACCTCTCTGGCCAGATTGAAGAAT GTATATACCAAGATGTCAAGAACACCGACATGAAGTACAAAAACCGCGTGAGGAGCCGCATCTCCAACCTGAAGGACTCCAAAAACCCTGAGCTGAGAAAGAATGTGCTGTGTGGAGCAATCACCCCGGAGCAGATCGCGGTGATGACCTCAGAG GAAATGGCCAGTAACGAGCTGAAGGAGATCAGGAAAGCCATGACGAAGGAAGCGATCCGGGAGCACCAGATAGCTAGGACGGGAGGGACCCAGACCGACCTCTTCACCTGTGGGAAGTGCAAGAAGAAGAACTGCACTTACACTCAG GTGCAGACCCGCAGCTCCGACGAGCCCATGACCACCTTCGTCGCGTGCAACGAGTGTGGGAACCGTTGGAAG TTCTGTTGA
- the TCEA2 gene encoding transcription elongation factor A protein 2 isoform X1 — MGGEDEIVRIAKRLDKMVSKKSADGAMDLLKELKSMPITLDLLQSTRIGMSVNALRKQSTDDEVISLSKSLIKSWKKLLDASEDKSEEKRRNSSLSASSSKESGDSRDQSSNKRQDPPKTPTTPKITTFPPVPITCDAVRNKCREMLTSALQTDNDYVAIDADCEHLSGQIEEYILAPLRIPSLTVLVRIYQDVKNTDMKYKNRVRSRISNLKDSKNPELRKNVLCGAITPEQIAVMTSEEMASNELKEIRKAMTKEAIREHQIARTGGTQTDLFTCGKCKKKNCTYTQVQTRSSDEPMTTFVACNECGNRWKFC; from the exons GATGGTGCGATGGATTTGCTGAAGGAATTGAAAAGTATGCCTATAACTCTGGACCTCTTGCAG TCCACCCGGATTGGGATGTCGGTGAATGCGCTGAGGAAGCAGAGCACTGACGATGAAGTGATATCGCTTTCCAAATCACTTATCAAGTCCTGGAAAAAGCTTCTCG atgcttcagaggacaaaagtgaggagaagaggaggaattCTTCCTTGTCGGCATCCTCCTCAAAGGAGAGCGGTGACTCAAGAGACCAAAG CTCCAACAAAAGGCAGGACCCGCCGAAGACTCCGACCACGCCCAAAATCACCACCTTTCCGCCGGTGCCCATCACCTGTGACGCTGTCCGCAACAAATGCAGAGAAATGCTGACTTCTGCTCTGCAGACCGACA ATGACTACGTTGCCATTGATGCTGACTGTGAGCACCTCTCTGGCCAGATTGAAGAATATATCCTTGCGCCATTGAGGATTCC CTCCTTAACTGTCCTCGTACGTATATACCAAGATGTCAAGAACACCGACATGAAGTACAAAAACCGCGTGAGGAGCCGCATCTCCAACCTGAAGGACTCCAAAAACCCTGAGCTGAGAAAGAATGTGCTGTGTGGAGCAATCACCCCGGAGCAGATCGCGGTGATGACCTCAGAG GAAATGGCCAGTAACGAGCTGAAGGAGATCAGGAAAGCCATGACGAAGGAAGCGATCCGGGAGCACCAGATAGCTAGGACGGGAGGGACCCAGACCGACCTCTTCACCTGTGGGAAGTGCAAGAAGAAGAACTGCACTTACACTCAG GTGCAGACCCGCAGCTCCGACGAGCCCATGACCACCTTCGTCGCGTGCAACGAGTGTGGGAACCGTTGGAAG TTCTGTTGA